Within the Rhizobium grahamii genome, the region GAGCGCCCGTTCGTCATTTATTCGGCGGCGATTGCCCGACGGGGCTCTTCCTGCTCCTCATGCTTCTTCCGTCGGCCGAGGCCAAGCAGCCAATCGTTCAACCTGCCCATCTCGACGAAGATGACGGGCGTGATGAACAGGGTAAGCGCTTGCGACACGATGAGGCCGCCGACGACGGCAATACCGAGCGGCTGGCGAAGTTCCGAACTCGCGCCCGTGCCGAGAGCGATAGGCAGCGCGCCGAGCAGTGCGCAGAAGGTCGTCATCATGATCGGCCGGAAACGCCGGACGCAGGCTTCGTGAATTGCCTCCGAGGTAGACATTCCGGTACCGGAACGCAGGTTCTCCAGCGCCACGTCAATCATCATGATGGCGTTCTTCTTGACGATGCCGATCAGCATCAGCAGGCCGATGAGGGCAATGATCGACAGATCGAAGCCCATGACCTTGAGCGCCAACAATGCACCGAGAGCTGCCGCCGGCAGGCCGGACAGGATCGTCAGCGGATGGATGAAGCTCTCATACAGCACGCCGAGCACGACATAGATCGTCAGCACCGCTGCCAGGATCAGGAGCGGCGTGTTGCTCTGCGATTGTTCGAAGATCTGCGCCGTGCCGCCGTAGGACGTGAAGATGTCCGTCGGCATATCGATATCCTTCTTGATCTGGTCAATCGCAGCCGTTGCATCGCCGAGCGATTCGCCGGCCGGCACGTTGAAGGATACGGTCGTCGAAACCAGCTGGCCCGTCTGGTTGATCGTCACAGGCCCGGTCGTGCGCCGAACCGTTGCGAAATTGGACAACGGCACCAGAGCACCGCTACTGGAGGCAACACGGATGTCTTGAAGCTTCTGGTCGTCCCAGGGCTTGCTTGTGTCGTACTCGACGAGGACGTCATAGCTCTCGCCGGTGGATTGGATCTGGGCCGCCGCGTAACCGCCAAACGATTCCTGCAGCGTGGTCCGAAGCTGGTCGTCGGTGATGCCGAATGCCGCGGCCTTCTCCGTATCGACGACGATATCGGCCTGCAGAGCGTTGTTCTGTGCATCAGAAGTTACGTCCGTGAATCGCGGATCGGCGCGCATGGCCTGTTGAATCTTGTCCGCCCACAGGTTCGTCTGGTCGGCACTCAGCGCCTGAATGACCAGCTGATACTGGCTGGCTGTCTGTCGGCCACCGAACCGCAGGCTCTGCTGTGGCGTGATGAACGCCTGAAGGCCCGCGATCTTCCCGATGCTTGCGCGCAATTCCCTCAACGTCTGGTCAAGCGGCGGCCGCTGGTCCTTGTCCTTCAGCTCGACATACATCGTGCCGTTGTTCAGCGGGCTGCGCGCATTTCCGCCGACGATCGACATGACGTGATTGACGGCAGGGTTCTGCTTCACCAGTGCTGCTGCCTGGTTCTGAAGCTCCTGCATGGCAGGATAGGAAATATCCTGACGGGCACGCGTGGATATTGATAGACGTCCGATATCCTCGGTCGGGAAGAAGCTCGCGGGCAGGGTCATGAACAGATAGATGGTCAGTCCGACCGAAGCGAGGAACAGCCCGAGGATCGCGGGACGATGCGCAAGGCACCAGCCCACGGATCTTTCGTACCCTCGCAGTGTCCAGTCGAAACCGGCGTCGAACCATCGAATGAAAATCGGTGGCTGCTCGTGACCGCTGCCGAGCCGGGATGCCAGCATCGGCGTGACCGTCAGTGACACGATCGCGGAGGCAACGATGGCGATCGCCACGACCATGCCGAACTCGTTGAAGATGCGGCCGACGACACCGCCCATGAGAAGGATCGGAATGAAGACCGCAATCAGCGACACGGACATCGAAACGATCGTGTAGCTGACTTCCCCGGAACCCTTGATCGCCGCCTGAAGCACGGGCATGCCGTCTTCCACGTGCCGAAGGATGTTTTCGAGCATGACGATCGCGTCGTCGACGACGAGGCCGACCGCCAGTGTCAGCCCTAGCAGCGAGATATTGTCGATACTGTAGCCGAGCACGTACATCATGCCGAACGTCGTGATCAGCGAGAGAGGCACGGCAAGGCCGGGAATGATGGTCGCCGTCAGATGGCCGGTGAAGAGGTAGATAACCAGCACTACAAGGCCGATCGTCAGCAGCAGCGTGAATTTCACGTCGGCGATTGCATCGCGGATCGGCTTTGCCGAGTCGTTCATGACAGTGGTGGTGACGGACGCGGGGATTTCCGCGTGCAGGGCCGGCAGCTTCGCACTGATGGCGTCGACCACTTCGACGGTATTGGCGTCTGGCTGACGCTGGATTGCAAGCAGGATGCTGCGCTTGCCGTCATACCAGCTACCGGTGTTCAGGTTCTCGACGCTGTCCTGCACGTCGGCAACGTCGCCGAGATGGATCGGAGCTCCGCCGGGATTGGCGATGACGAGGGAGCGGAACTCTTCAGCATTTGTCCGTTGCGTATCGGCATTGATCGTCATGCTCTGGCTGTCGTTCTGCAGCGTGCCGACGGGCACCTGACTGTTCGCCGCAACCAGCGCCTTGTTGACCGCGTCGATACCGATGCCGCGATTGAGAAGCTTGTTGGGATCGACCTCGACGCGCACGGCGTATGTCTGGGCGCCGAAAACGCTGACCTCCGCCACGCCCGGAAGCGTCGCCAGCGACGGCGAGATGATATTTTCGGCAATGTCATCGAGCTTGCTGCGCGGCATCGTATCGCTTTGCACGGCAAGCAGCATGACCGGGGCGTCAGCGGGATTGGTCTTGCGGTAGCTCGGCGGCGTCGTCATGTTGTCGGGCAATTGACGCGTTGCATGCGAGATCGCCGCCTGCACGTCTGCGGCTGCCGCGTCGATGTTGCGGTTCAGGTCGAACTGCAACACGATGCTGGTATTGCCGAGCGAGTTCGTGGCGCTGATCTCGCTGATGCCGGGGATGGTCTCGAACTGCTTGATGAGCGGCGTCGCGACTGATGTTGCCATCGTTTTCGGCGATGCGCCGGTCAGGGCGGCTGACACGTTGATCGTCGGAAAGTCGACCTGCGGAAGTGCCGCGACCGGCACAAGCTGATAGCCGGCAAGGCCGGCAAGCACGGCCCCGATGGCTAGCAATGTGGTTGCAACAGGCCGTTGGATACAGAAGTTCGGTATCATTCCTCGGTACCCGCCACGATGGTTTCTGTCTTGGCAGTCTCGTTCGCCCCGGCAACGTTCAGAGCCTTGTCGTCGAACTGTTCCTTAACGGCCTGCTTATCGACAAGCTGCGCCTGACCTTCGACAACGACATGATCGCCCTCGGCAAGGCCGCTGGAAATGGCGCTGAAGCCACCATTCGCGCGCGCGACCGTCACAGGCGTCAGTTGCACCTTTCCGTCCCTCACGACAAACGAATAGAAACCGTTCGCACCGGGGCTGACTGCCACTGTCGGTACTACGACCTGCTGCTGGTTGTCCTCGAAGTGGACGACGATGTTGACGGACTGGCCGGGCCAGAGGGCGCCCGAAGCGTTCTCGAACTTCGCCTTTGCCAGGATCGTGCCGGACGCGGAATCGACGGTATTGTCGTAGAAGCTGATGTGTCCCTTGCGCGGCTTGCCCTTGTCAGACCGCGGAACCGTCGTCACGTCCACGGGACCTGCCGCCATTGCCTGCTTGAGCTGGCGGAGATCGCTTTCCTGCAGATGGAACTTGACGTAGATCGGATCGTACTTCGCGATGGTAACGATCTGTGATCCCGCGTTGACGAAAGCGCCCGGGCTGACGGCAATGTCTCCCAACCGGCCATCGAACGGCGCCCGGATTTCTGTGTGCTCGAGAAGGATCTTGTCCGATGCGACGGAAGCCTTGTCGGCCTGCACGGTGGCCGCAGCGGTATCGCGCGCGGCCTTTGCCTGATCGTAGGTCTGCTGGGTCCCCGCCTTTGAGCTCAGCAGGTCGGCAGCACGGGTAAGGGCCGTTTCGGCTTCCTGCAATGTCGCCTGATCGCGGACGGTCATTGCATCATCCTTGTCGACCGTTGCTTGGGCTGTCCGGTTGTCCAGCTTGACGATCAGGTCACCAGCCTTGACGGTCGCGCCATCGGTCGCGACAATCTCCGTGACGAGGCCCTGTTCCTGTGCCGCGATCGTGGTGTTGTCGTCGGCATCGGCCCAGCCGGAGGCCGTGACATCACGCGGCAGGATGGTTTTCGTCGCCGCAACGGTCTTCACCAGCGTCGGGCCGCCGCTGCCGCGATTGTGTCCCTTTCCGCTCTTCTGATCTCCGGCCTGCTGAGCGCCGTCGCTGCCGCTCGCGTGCCCGTTGGTAGCGTCGGCTTGCTGCGTTGCTTTGGGAGTGAATCTTGAAAGGTAGGGAATGCGGTCTCTATATTGCCAGGCGCCAGCGCCGGCAGCGGCAATGATACAGATGGTTATCCAAAGCTTCTTCATGGTTAAGACCGGTCGTAGGCAGGTTGCGCAAATATCCAGCCCTTATTGAACCACGTTTATTACGGCGCAAAAACGACACAATTCGCCGCTGACCATCACTAAGTGGTTATAATAGCTTAAATTTTCGTAATGAAAGGAATCTCTAATACAATAGATGCTTTGAGCATCTTCGGCAACCGCGCTCGCCACTCTCGAGCAGCGAGCGCAATTCTCTTTTCTAATCAGACGGATCGCGCGGCGCCGCCATCGCAGCGCACAAGGCTGCCCGTTATGTAGCTCGCCTGCCGGCTGCAAAGGAACGCTGCCGTCGCCGCGAACTCATCAACCGTCCCGTAGCGCCCAACCGGAATGGCTGCTTCCTTCCGGCTGCGGATCGCATCGAGGCTTTCACCTGTGCGCTTTGCCGCTGCGCCATCAAGGTCATCAAGGCGGTCCGTCAGTATGCTGCCGGGAAGCAGCAGGTTCGACGTGATTCCATGCTTGCCGACCTCGGTGGCCAACGTCTTGCTCCAACCGGCAAGGGCAGGGCGCAGCGTGTTGGATAGCGCAAGCTGCTGGATCGGCTCGATGACACCCGATGAAGCAACCGTGAGAATCCGACCCCATTGCTGCGACTTCATCGCGGGAAGCAGGGTGTTGGTCAGCGAGATTACGCGAAGAACCATGGAGAAGAAGTAAGTCTCCAGTTTCTCCGGGGTCATCTCTTCTGTGGTTCCGGGCGTTGGACCTCCCGTATTGTTGACCAGGATGTCGATGCCGCCAAGCTTTGCGTTGGCGGCTGCGCCGACAGTCTCGACGAAGTTCTCGTCGAAGAGATCGGCCCAAACCCAGTCTGCCTTGCCTTTGCCCTCGGCGTTGATGGCAGCGCAGTTTGCTTCAAGCGTTTCGCCGCTTCGGCCGCAGAGAAGCACGTTGACGCCCTCGCGCGCCAATGCGACGGCAATTCCGCGACCGAGGCCGCGCGACGATGCCAGGACCAGCGCCCGCTTCCCCTTGATTCCGAGATCCATTTTCAGCCTCCATACTATCATCGATCTATAGGACGTTCGGCTGCGGGAGGGAAAGACGAAGTCGGCAATCGTCCGATAAAATATTGACGTTAACGTAAGGTGCGTTCTATTTGTTTGTGCGGAGGAATATCATTGCGCGAAATGGGAGATTGGCTGTCGCTTCCCGGCTCGACAATGCTTCTGCGTTTTGACAAGAGATAACCACTTGACGGGGAATATGGCCGCAATGTCGGCCAAGCGGAGATGGATGCATGACCGACACGACTGAACTGCCCGAGCGCGAAAGCATGGAATTCGACGTCGTGATCGTTGGCGGCGGTCCTGCGGGTCTGTCGGCGGCGATCCGGCTGAAGCAGCTCAATCCGGAGCTGTCGGTGGTCGTGCTGGAGAAGGGGGCCGAGGTCGGCGCCCATATCCTGTCGGGTGCCGTCGTCGATCCGATAGGCATCGACCGGCTGCTGCCGGACTGGCGTGATGAGGCGGATCATCCGTTCAAGACCGAGGTCAAGGACGATCACTTCCTGCTGCTCGGCCCTGCCGGCTCGGTGCGCTTGCCGAACCTGCTGATGCCGCCTTTGATGAACAATCACGGCAATTACATCGTCTCGCTTGGCAATGTCTGTCGCTGGCTGGCGGGCCACGCGGAGGCGCTCGGCGTCGAGATCTATCCGGGCTTTGCCGCGACCGAAGTGCTCTACAATGACGAGGGCGCGGTCATCGGCGTCGCCACCGGCGACATGGGCATCGAGAAGAACGGCGAGCCCGGCCCGAACTACACCCGCGGCATGGAATTGCATGGAAAGTACGTCCTGATCGGTGAAGGCGTGCGCGGCTCGCTCGCCAAGCAGCTCATCGCCAAATTCGATCTCTCGAGGGATCGCGAGCCCCAGAAGTTCGGCATCGGCATCAAGGAACTCTGGCAGGTCAAGCCGGAGAACCACAAGCAGGGTTTGGTGCAGCACTCCTTCGGCTGGCCGCTCGGCATGAAGACCGGCGGCGGTTCCTTCCTCTATCACCTGGAAGACAACCTTGTGGCCGTCGGCTTCGTCGTCCACCTGAACTACAAGAATCCCTACCTCTATCCCTTCGAGGAGTTCCAGCGGTTCAAGACGCATCCGTCGATCCGCACCACCTTCGAA harbors:
- a CDS encoding SDR family oxidoreductase, giving the protein MDLGIKGKRALVLASSRGLGRGIAVALAREGVNVLLCGRSGETLEANCAAINAEGKGKADWVWADLFDENFVETVGAAANAKLGGIDILVNNTGGPTPGTTEEMTPEKLETYFFSMVLRVISLTNTLLPAMKSQQWGRILTVASSGVIEPIQQLALSNTLRPALAGWSKTLATEVGKHGITSNLLLPGSILTDRLDDLDGAAAKRTGESLDAIRSRKEAAIPVGRYGTVDEFAATAAFLCSRQASYITGSLVRCDGGAARSV
- a CDS encoding electron transfer flavoprotein-ubiquinone oxidoreductase; its protein translation is MTDTTELPERESMEFDVVIVGGGPAGLSAAIRLKQLNPELSVVVLEKGAEVGAHILSGAVVDPIGIDRLLPDWRDEADHPFKTEVKDDHFLLLGPAGSVRLPNLLMPPLMNNHGNYIVSLGNVCRWLAGHAEALGVEIYPGFAATEVLYNDEGAVIGVATGDMGIEKNGEPGPNYTRGMELHGKYVLIGEGVRGSLAKQLIAKFDLSRDREPQKFGIGIKELWQVKPENHKQGLVQHSFGWPLGMKTGGGSFLYHLEDNLVAVGFVVHLNYKNPYLYPFEEFQRFKTHPSIRTTFEGGKRLSYGARAITEGGWQSVPKLSFPGGALIGCSAGFVNVPRIKGSHNAVLSGMMAADRIAAAIADGRANDEVVEIETDWRSSDIGKDLKRVRNVKPLWSKFGTAVGVALGGLDMWTNQLFGLSLFGTLKHGKTDAASLEPASKHKKIDYPKPDGVLTFDRLSSVFLSNTNHEEDQPVHLKVKDMALQVSSEHDIYAGPSTRYCPAGVYEWVEKDGQETYVINAQNCVHCKTCDIKDPNQNINWVPPQGGEGPVYPNM
- a CDS encoding efflux RND transporter periplasmic adaptor subunit, which gives rise to MKKLWITICIIAAAGAGAWQYRDRIPYLSRFTPKATQQADATNGHASGSDGAQQAGDQKSGKGHNRGSGGPTLVKTVAATKTILPRDVTASGWADADDNTTIAAQEQGLVTEIVATDGATVKAGDLIVKLDNRTAQATVDKDDAMTVRDQATLQEAETALTRAADLLSSKAGTQQTYDQAKAARDTAAATVQADKASVASDKILLEHTEIRAPFDGRLGDIAVSPGAFVNAGSQIVTIAKYDPIYVKFHLQESDLRQLKQAMAAGPVDVTTVPRSDKGKPRKGHISFYDNTVDSASGTILAKAKFENASGALWPGQSVNIVVHFEDNQQQVVVPTVAVSPGANGFYSFVVRDGKVQLTPVTVARANGGFSAISSGLAEGDHVVVEGQAQLVDKQAVKEQFDDKALNVAGANETAKTETIVAGTEE
- a CDS encoding efflux RND transporter permease subunit, with the translated sequence MIPNFCIQRPVATTLLAIGAVLAGLAGYQLVPVAALPQVDFPTINVSAALTGASPKTMATSVATPLIKQFETIPGISEISATNSLGNTSIVLQFDLNRNIDAAAADVQAAISHATRQLPDNMTTPPSYRKTNPADAPVMLLAVQSDTMPRSKLDDIAENIISPSLATLPGVAEVSVFGAQTYAVRVEVDPNKLLNRGIGIDAVNKALVAANSQVPVGTLQNDSQSMTINADTQRTNAEEFRSLVIANPGGAPIHLGDVADVQDSVENLNTGSWYDGKRSILLAIQRQPDANTVEVVDAISAKLPALHAEIPASVTTTVMNDSAKPIRDAIADVKFTLLLTIGLVVLVIYLFTGHLTATIIPGLAVPLSLITTFGMMYVLGYSIDNISLLGLTLAVGLVVDDAIVMLENILRHVEDGMPVLQAAIKGSGEVSYTIVSMSVSLIAVFIPILLMGGVVGRIFNEFGMVVAIAIVASAIVSLTVTPMLASRLGSGHEQPPIFIRWFDAGFDWTLRGYERSVGWCLAHRPAILGLFLASVGLTIYLFMTLPASFFPTEDIGRLSISTRARQDISYPAMQELQNQAAALVKQNPAVNHVMSIVGGNARSPLNNGTMYVELKDKDQRPPLDQTLRELRASIGKIAGLQAFITPQQSLRFGGRQTASQYQLVIQALSADQTNLWADKIQQAMRADPRFTDVTSDAQNNALQADIVVDTEKAAAFGITDDQLRTTLQESFGGYAAAQIQSTGESYDVLVEYDTSKPWDDQKLQDIRVASSSGALVPLSNFATVRRTTGPVTINQTGQLVSTTVSFNVPAGESLGDATAAIDQIKKDIDMPTDIFTSYGGTAQIFEQSQSNTPLLILAAVLTIYVVLGVLYESFIHPLTILSGLPAAALGALLALKVMGFDLSIIALIGLLMLIGIVKKNAIMMIDVALENLRSGTGMSTSEAIHEACVRRFRPIMMTTFCALLGALPIALGTGASSELRQPLGIAVVGGLIVSQALTLFITPVIFVEMGRLNDWLLGLGRRKKHEEQEEPRRAIAAE